One Setaria viridis chromosome 5, Setaria_viridis_v4.0, whole genome shotgun sequence genomic region harbors:
- the LOC117859326 gene encoding F-box protein At1g67340: MRTRSGSLYSNNGGEVAVGQKRKRSAPMLGQSAVAGECAGQGRRKRLAGGPDYLDELPDDLVLSILSKLAASASAPSDLLSVHLTCKRLNELGGHEMVFAKASPASLAVKAAAWSEPAQRFLKRCADAGNLEACYILGMIRFYCLGSRSGGAALLARAAVGGHAAALYSLAVIQFNGSGGAKSDRDLRAGAALCARASALGHVDALRELGHCLQDGYGVRRDPAEGRRLLVAANARELTLALAAAAASRHPFAAAVPLGAAAAAAAGAGGCPLLSDFGWSLPEAEPHAANQFMVDWWASRGAQAAAGKKLGPGAGTGDSDSDGGELRLCSHVRCGRRETRRHEFRRCSVCGAANYCSRACQALDWKRAHKAQCVPMDRWLLAAANAGEAPQ, translated from the exons atgaggaCCAGGAGCGGGTCTCTGTATTCCAACAACGGAGGCGAGGTCGCCGTGGGgcagaagaggaagaggtcgGCGCCGATGTTGGGGCAgtcggccgtcgccggcgagtgCGCCGGCCAGGGTCGCCGGAAGCGCCTCGCGGGAGGGCCGGACTACCTGGACGAGCTCCCCGACGACCTCGTCCTCTCCATCCTGTCcaagctcgccgcctccgcctccgcgccctcCGACCTGCTGTCCGTGCACCTCAC GTGCAAGAGACTCAACGAGCTGGGCGGCCATGAGATGGTGTTCGCCAaggcctcgccggcgtcgctggccgtgaaggcggcggcgtggtccgAGCCGGCGCAGAGGTTCCTCAAGCGCTGCGCCGACGCCGGAAACCTCGAGGCCTGCTACATTCTCGGCATG ATTCGCTTCTACTGCCTTGGGagccggagcggcggcgcggcgctgctGGCGAGGGCGGCTGTCGGCGGGCACGCCGCGGCGCTCTACTCGCTGGCGGTCATCCAGTtcaacggcagcggcggcgccaagTCGGACCGCGACctccgcgcgggcgcggcgctgtgcgcgcgcgcgtccgCGCTGGGCCACGTCGACGCGCTCCGCGAGCTCGGTCACTGCCTCCAGGATGGCTACGGCGTGCGGCGCGACCCCGCCGAGGGCCGGCGCCTCCTGGTGGCCGCCAACGCCCGCGAGCTGACCCTCgctctcgccgcggccgccgcctcgcgccaCCCCTTTGCCGCCGCGGTCCCgctcggcgccgcggcggcagctgccgcgggcgccggcggctgccCGCTCCTCTCGGACTTCGGGTGGAGCCTCCCCGAGGCGGAGCCCCACGCGGCGAACCAGTTCATGGTCGACTGGTGGGCCTCCCGCGGCGCCcaggcggcggccgggaagaagctcggccccggcgccggcacggGCGACAGCGACAGCGACGGCGGGGAGCTCCGGCTGTGCTCGCACGTCCGGTGCGGGCGGCGCGAGACCCGGCGGCACGAGTTCCGGCGGTGCTCCGTGTGCGGCGCCGCCAACTACTGCTCCCGCGCGTGCCAGGCGCTGGACTGGAAGCGCGCGCACAAGGCGCAGTGCGTGCCCATGGACCGGtggctcctcgccgccgccaacgccggcgAGGCCCCGCAGTGA